Proteins from one Phaenicophaeus curvirostris isolate KB17595 chromosome 18, BPBGC_Pcur_1.0, whole genome shotgun sequence genomic window:
- the LOC138728635 gene encoding protein-glutamine gamma-glutamyltransferase 6-like, with protein sequence MAVLKIASVTWHSKLNKTAHHTSDYSSTEVILRRGQAFSITLNFQPTVQCGDNFTFIASTGPSPAESLQTKAIFNLSEENASGWSATQEPSEPGCMNITIFSPATAVIGRYKLKLQILSANKVSSTLLGQFVLLFNPWCPNDDVYMANEKERQEYVLNDSGIIFQGLEKHIQEEAWNYGQFEENILDISLAILDRSLNHHEDPAADVSNRNSPVYVSRVISATVNSNDEKGVVEGKWNGKYSSGTNPLQWSGSVTILQKWYRGRYKPVRYGQCWVFAGVMCTVLRCLGIPTRVITNFNSAHDSNINLSIDKYIDTSGKTLHLTEDSVWNFHVWNESWFTRRDLGSFYDGWQVLDATPQERSKGIYRCGPASTRAIKEGDVNLDYDSSFVFAAVNADYVTWIHYSNKRKKRIYSDTRKIGKFISTKAVGTNSRVDVTANYKYPEGSLKERKVYKKALKLIDVRSIGKRTKITRPRRQSSAARRQPAQKPSISGKLILDASPVIGQDILLTLALRNLISDFKTIKVKLRASAIFYTRRPKAEILQLSRSIKLGSEEVKQISFKIPYSQYKNSLMDDRKILVTTVCETKQGAPLLVEKDIVLQDPFLTIKVLGPAVVHKGVGVEVTFINPLSEVVTDCVLRAEGSGLLKEQLRIKVARMAPMESSTVQFEIIPYKSGTKQLQVDFVCRCFSDIKGFVMLDVAPAQ encoded by the exons ATGGCAG TCCTGAAAATAGCAAGTGTCACCTGGCATTCCAAACTAAATAAGACTGCACATCACACCTCTGATTACAGCAGTACAGAAGTCATCTTGAGGAGAGGACAGGCCTTCAGCATCACTCTGAACTTCCAACCAACTGTGCAATGTGGGGACAACTTCACCTTTATTGCAAGCACAG GACCATCTCCAGCAGAATCACTGCAGACCAAGGCCATATTTAACCTTTCTGAAGAGAACGCCAGTGGCTGGAGTGCAACCCAGGAGCCCAGTGAGCCTGGCTGCATGAACATCACAATATTCAGCCCAGCCACTGCTGTCATAGGACGATACAAACTCAAACTCCAGATTCTTTCTGCGAACAAGGTCTCTTCAACCCTCCTGGGACAGTTTGTGCTACTCTTCAATCCCTGGTGTCCAA ATGACGATGTCTACATGGCTAATGAAAAGGAGCGACAGGAGTATGTCCTCAATGATAGTGGAATCATATTTCAGGGACTGGAAAAACATATTCAAGAAGAAGCTTGGAATTATGGACAG TTTGAAGAGAATATCCTTGATATCTCTCTGGCTATTTTGGATCGAAGCCTGAACCACCACGAGGATCCAGCTGCTGATGTATCCAACCGCAACAGTCCTGTCTATGTGAGCAGGGTTATCAGTGCTACG GTTAACAGCAATGATGAAAAAGGAGTAGTGGAGGGGAAGTGGAATGGAAAGTACTCCTCAGGAACAAACCCCCTGCAGTGGAGTGGAAGTGTGACCATCCTTCAAAAGTGGTACAGAGGCAGATACAAACCTGTCCGGTATGGCCAGTGCTGGGTCTTTGCAGGAGTAATGTGCACAG TTCTGAGATGCTTGGGAATACCTACTCGTGTTATTACAAACTTCAACTCTGCCCACGACAGCAACATAAATCTGAGCATTGACAAGTATATTGACACTTCTGGGAAGACCCTGCACTTGACTGAAGACAGCGTGTG GAATTTCCACGTCTGGAATGAAAGCTGGTTCACTAGAAGAGATCTTGGCTCCTTTTATGATGGATGGCAGGTTCTGGATGCAACACCCCAGGAAAGAAGCAAAG GCATTTATCGGTGTGGTCCTGCCTCCACCAGAGCCATTAAAGAAGGGGATGTGAACCTGGATTATGACAGCTCATTTGTGTTTGCAGCAGTGAATGCTGACTATGTTACCTGGATTCACTatagcaacaaaagaaaaaagagaatttattcTGATACTAGGAAGATTGGAAAATTTATCAGCACCAAAGCAGTGGGCACTAACTCCCGTGTGGATGTCACTGCTAATTACAAATATCCGGAAG GATCcctgaaagaaaggaaggtgtATAAAAAAGCACTGAAGCTGATTGATGTAAGAAGCATTGGAAAAAGAACCAAAATTACAAGACCTAGAAGACAATCTTCTGCAGCACGGAGACAGCCTGCACAAAAACCCAGTATCTCTGGGAAGCTGATCCTTGATGCATCTCCTGTAATTGGCCAGGATATCCTCCTTACCTTGGCTCTCAGGAACTTGATCTCCGATTTCAAGACCATAAAGGTTAAACTGAGGGCTTCAGCCATTTTCTACACAAGAAGACCAAAGGCAGAGATCTTGCAATTGTCTAGGTCTATTAAACTTGGATCTGAAGAAG TAAAACAGATTTCATTCAAGATCCCCTATTCCCAGTACAAAAACTCTCTGATGGACGACCGGAAGATCCTAGTGACTACAGTGTGTGAAACCAAACAAGGAGCCCCACTTCTAGTGGAGAAGGACATTGTACTTCAGGATCCTTTTCTCACCATTAAG GTCCTTGGTCCAGCAGTGGTACACAAGGGTGTTGGTGTGGAGGTCACATTTATCAACCCGCTGTCTGAAGTGGTGACAGACTGTGTGCTGAGAGCAGAAGGTAGTGGCCTACTCAAAGAACAACTCAGAATCAA AGTGGCAAGAATGGCCCCCATGGAGAGCTCAACGGTACAATTTGAAATCATTCCCTACAAAAGTGGCACCAAGCAACTTCAGGTGGACTTTGTTTGCAGATGTTTTTCAGACATTAAGGGATTTGTGATGCTTGATGTTGCTCCTGCTCAGTGA
- the EPB42 gene encoding protein 4.2 yields the protein MGQGSSIRKCDFNITMNNNNHHTEEISTERLMVRRGQPFTITVSFSAPVHNYLQQLKRTFLIVQTGSHPSKADGTQIEFPISRLGDQKQWSAALEEQDPCFWTISVNTPANAPIGQYTLLFHAANSHCLLGNFTLLFNPWCQDDIVFLGNEAQRQEHVLNQEGVIYFGTENAVLAQPWDFSQFDEGIVDICFTLLDVGERHQQDKDHVQRRNPVYICRTVAAMLNCDEFRGILKECESGQYSNGTRPSTWLGSSPILRQWVALQYKPVCYGQCWVFAAVMCSVLRCLGIPTRVVTGFTWAHNTNGSLRVDEDYDEDGTLLTQDKSACVWTFHVWNECWMARADLLPEYSGWQALDATCQEKSKGPSFCGPAPVQAIKEGDIEIDYDVCYFFAALNAKCQVWIQEADDSLKPALGGTKYIGNNISTKSAGSERCEDITHNYKYPEGSLQEKQVLHKAYRKMEKLRTTRSSSETQFRPIPTALEEPVNLFIHLQLESSLLPGQDVPLSIEVFNHSGGEKATHLVVAAQSLHYNGVPVALLWKEEFHFTLKSNEANNLQVFVPYSRYREELGENHVLRLTATLRDEDSFYIHFAQEEISICNSLLTIEFPEKMVQYQPTTAKISLQNPLTEPLEKCVIVVAGRGLIYRQRKYRLGPVQPKSIKELQIPFTPTQAGPRRLTAHLTCLQFQNLKSYKTIHIAAA from the exons ATGGGCCAAG GTTCAAGCATCAGAAAATGTGACTTCAATATCACAATGAACAACAATAATCACCACACAGAAGAAATCAGCACCGAAAGGCTTATGGTAAGACGGGGGCAGCCATTCACTATCACTGTGAGCTTCTCAGCGCCAGTACACAACtacctgcagcagctgaagagGACCTTCCTCATAGTTCAGACAG GATCACATCCTTCCAAAGCAGATGGAACCCAGATTGAATTTCCCATCTCGAGGCTGGGAGACCAGAAGCAGTGGAGCGCAGCACTGGAAGAGCAGGACCCATGCTTCTGGACCATCTCTGTGAACACGCCTGCCAATGCTCCCATTGGCCAGTACACTCTGCTTTTCCATGCCGCAAACTCTCACTGTCTCCTGGGCAACTTCACCCTTCTCTTTAATCCCTGGTGCCAAG ATGACATAGTGTTCTTGGGTAATGAGGCACAGAGGCAGGAGCATGTTTTAAATCAAGAAGGTGTCATCTACTTCGGGACTGAAAATGCAGTCCTAGCACAACCCTGGGACTTCAGTCAG TTTGACGAGGGTATTGTTGACATCTGTTTCACACTGCTGGATGTAGGGGAACGCCATCAACAAGACAAGGATCACGTCCAGCGCAGGAACCCTGTTTACATCTGCCGCACAGTTGCTGCCATG ctgAACTGTGATGAGTTTAGAGGAATCCTTAAAGAATGTGAGTCGGGACAATACTCTAATGGGACACGCCCTTCCACGTGGCTGGGAAGCAGCCCCATCCTCCGGCAGTGGGTTGCACTGCAATACAAGCCTGTCTGCTACGGGCAGTGCTGGGTGTTTGCTGCAGTCATGTGTTCAG TTCTGAGGTGCCTGGGAATTCCTACCAGGGTGGTCACAGGCTTTACGTGGGCTCACAACACTAACGGCAGCCTGAGAGTGGATGAGGATTATGATGAAGATGGGACACTGCTTACACAAGACAAGAGTGCCTGTGTCTG GACCTTCCATGTTTGGAACGAATGTTGGATGGCTCGAGCAGACTTGCTACCAGAGTACAGTGGATGGCAGGCACTGGATGCCACCTgccaggagaaaagcaaag GTCCATCCTTCTGTGGGCCAGCCCCTGTTCAAGCCATCAAGGAAGGGGACATAGAAATTGATTATGATGTCTGCTACTTCTTTGCTGCTCTCAATGCCAAGTGCCAGGTCTGGATACAAGAAGCAGATGACTCCCTCAAACCAGCTCTCGGTGGCACAAAGTACATTGGCAACAACATCAGCACCAAGAGTGCGGGCAGTGAACGCTGTGAGGATATCACACACAACTACAAGTATCCTGAAG GTTCTCTTCAGGAAAAACAAGTACTTCACAAAGCCtacagaaagatggagaaactCAGGACAACCAGGAGCAGCAGTGAAACACAATTTAGGCCCATTCCTACTGCCCTTGAAGAGCCAGTTAACCTTTTCATCCACCTCCAGTTAGAGAGTTCACTGCTACCGGGACAAGATGTTCCGCTTTCCATTGAAGTGTTTAACCACAGTGGTGGAGAAAAGGCTACTCACCTGGTAGTTGCGGCCCAGTCCCTACACTACAATGGTGTGCCTGTTGCTCTACTTTGGAAGGAAGAGTTTCATTTTACCCTCAAAAGCAATGAAG CTAACAACCTGCAAGTCTTCGTGCCTTACTCACGGTACAGAGAAGAGTTGGGAGAGAATCATGTGCTTAGGCTGACTGCCACGCTGAGAGACGAGGACTCCTTCTACATACACTTTGCACAGGAAGAGATCAGCATTTGCAACTCCCTTCTCACTATTGAG TTTCCAGAAAAGATGGTACAGTATCAGCCAACCACAGCAAAGATCAGCCTCCAGAACCCTCTCACAGAGCCCCTGGAAAAATGTGTGATAGTGGTTGCAGGGCGAGGGCTCATTTACAGACAAAGGAAGTACAG GTTGGGCCCCGTGCAACCTAAAAGCATTAAAGAGCTGCAAATCCCATTCACCCCCACCCAAGCAGGGCCCAGAAGACTCACTGCACATCTTACCTGCCTTCAATTCCAGAACCTGAAGAGCTACAAAACTATTCACATTGCAGCTGCCTGA
- the LOC138728638 gene encoding protein-glutamine gamma-glutamyltransferase 6-like, which produces MADLTPTHISWQPSVNASAHHTDRYANTELTVRRGQAFTITLYFNRPKQTGESLGFVTEIGPSPSESHHTRAVFNVSGVGTSGWSAAEEPTESGYTNFTISSPANAVIGRYNLILQVTSGNKIFSRFLGQFVLLFNPWCPGDDVYMANENERQEYVLNENGIIFVGNAKYIEARGWYYGQFQDPILNICLTMLDLSLYYRQDPAIDVSRRGDPKYVGRVISSMINGNDNDNGVLLGKWQGSFYSHENPSRWDGSVVILHKWRQDNYKPVQYGQCWVFAGVMCTVLRCLGIPTRLVSNFNSAHDVDRNLSIDKYYDSSGKCLNISKDSTWDYHVWNESWFIRPDLGTSYNGWQVLDATPQEQSKGLFQCGPASVTAIKQGDVDLDYDTLFVYTEVNADCNRWIVYNDGTKKRVYCDTEIIGRFISTKAVGSNSRVDITYNYKYPEGSSEEREVYKKALAKIFGSSITGGRTESPGERSLETIRNPGISGKFKLTEPPVFGKDITLLLVLNNLSSDHKTVKVDMSASTILYTRRAVAEILKATTSVDLGSKQEKHIRLKIPYSYYGKYLTADKRIQVTALCEVMNMRGLKLLVEKTIILEDTNIIIKIPRRVVVNKAVTLEISYANPLPEPVNRCVLLVTLMNQQVKIHLARLAPKERSKIYFEFTPRRTGPLQLQVDFSCDKFSHVKGFVTIAVAPA; this is translated from the exons ATGGCAG aCTTGACACCCACCCATATCAGCTGGCAGCCGTCAGTAAATGCAAGCGCACACCATACTGACAGATATGCCAACACTGAGTTGACTGTGAGGCGAGGACAAGCCTTCACAATTACCCTGTATTTCAACAGACCAAAGCAAACTGGGGAGAGCCTGGGATTTGTCACTGAAATAG GACCATCCCCCTCAGAATCTCATCATACAAGGGCTGTATTTAATGTCTCCGGGGTGGGCACAAGCGGCTGGAGCGCTGCTGAAGAACCCACCGAGTCTGGCTACACAAACTTTACAATATCCAGCCCAGCCAATGCTGTCATTGGACGATACAATCTCATCCTTCAGGTAACCTCAGGGAACAAGATCTTCTCCAGATTCCTGGGGCAGTTTGTGTTGCTCTTCAATCCCTGGTGCCCAG GTGATGATGTCTACATGGCTAATGAAAATGAGAGACAAGAATATGTTCTAAATGAAAACGGAATAATCTTTGTGGGCAATGCAAAGTACATTGAAGCAAGAGGATGGTACTACGGACAG TTTCAAGATCCCATTCTAAACATCTGTCTCACCATGCTTGATCTGAGCCTCTACTACCGTCAGGACCCAGCCATTGATGTATCCCGAAGAGGTGATCCTAAATATGTGGGCCGAGTAATCAGTTCTATG ATCAACGgaaatgataatgataatggAGTTCTCCTGGGAAAGTGGCAGGGAAGTTTCTATTCGCATGAGAATCCATCCAGATGGGATGGCAGTGTGGTAATCCTCCATAAATGGCGTCAGGACAATTACAAGCCTGTTCAGTACGGCCAGTGTTGGGTTTTTGCAGGCGTGATGTGTACAG ttctgaggtgcttggggattcCAACTCGTTTGGTTTCAAATTTTAACTCTGCTCACGATGTGGATAGAAACCTGAGTATTGATAAGTACTATGACAGTTCTGGGAAGTGTCTTAATATCAGCAAGGATTCCACATG GGATTATCATGTCTGGAATGAAAGTTGGTTCATTCGCCCAGACCTGGGAACATCATACAATGGATGGCAGGTTTTAGATGCAACTCCACAAGAACAAAGCAAAG GATTATTTCAGTGTGGCCCTGCATCTGTCACAGCCATCAAGCAAGGTGATGTAGACTTGGATTATGACACCTTATTTGTGTATACAGAGGTGAACGCCGACTGCAACAGATGGATTGTATACAATGATGGAACTAAGAAAAGAGTTTATTGTGATACTGAAATAATTGGCAGGTTTATCAGCACCAAAGCTGTGGGCAGCAATTCCCGTGTGGATATCACCTATAATTACAAATATCCAGAAG GTTCTTCTGAGGAAAGAGAAGTTTATAAAAAGGCCTTGGCCAAGATATTCGGATCAAGCATCACAGGAGGACGCACAGAATCTCCAGGTGAAAGATCTTTGGAGACAATCAGAAACCCTGGGATCTCTGGGAAATTCAAGCTGACTGAACCTCCAGTGTTTGGGAAAGACATAACACTACTCTTAGTTCTCAACAACTTATCTTCTGACCACAAGACCGTGAAGGTGGACATGAGTGCGTCAACCATCCTGTACACAAGGAGAGCAGTGGCAGAGATCCTGAAGGCAACCACCTCTGTGGATCTTGGATCCAAACAAG AGAAACATATCCGGTTAAAGATCCCTTATTCTTATTATGGAAAATACCTGACTGCCGACAAAAGGATCCAAGTTACTGCTTTGTGTGAAGTCATGAACATGCGGGGGCTGAAGTTGCTGGTGGAGAAGACAATCATTTTAGAGGACACAAACATTATCATTAAG ATTCCTCGGCGGGTAGTCGTGAACAAAGCAGTTACTCTAGAGATCTCCTATGCCAATCCTCTCCCCGAGCCCGTGAACCGCTGTGTACTCCTAGTGACTCTGATGAACCAGCAGGTCAAGATACA tctGGCACGACTGGCACCAAAGGAGAGatcaaaaatttattttgaattcaCACCTCGCAGGACCGGGCCCTTACAGCTGCAAGTGGACTTCTCTTGTGACAAGTTTTCGCATGTTAAAGGATTTGTAACCATTGCAGTAGCACCTGCGTAA